The following proteins come from a genomic window of Chlamydiales bacterium:
- a CDS encoding tRNA 2-thiocytidine biosynthesis TtcA family protein translates to MLDISLPIPTPPWKKLGRHLESVIRKGIYEYQMLEGIDTLAIALSGGKDSLTLLFMLKAISGHGFPKLNLYAIHIRGSFSCGASLQDNLLEKICKKLEIPLIICQSSQKENMQNCYSCSRERRKLIFEAAKKVGATTVAFGHHRDDNAQTLLMNLFHKGEFAGNLPKLYMVDYKICIIRPLILVAEKNITQFAKEYGFYRLTCRCPIGQNSMRKKMDRLLSEMEELFPNIRGNIGQASLLYGSDKAKKK, encoded by the coding sequence ATGCTAGATATCTCTCTACCTATTCCCACTCCCCCATGGAAAAAGCTCGGCAGACACTTAGAAAGTGTCATCCGTAAAGGAATTTATGAATACCAAATGCTAGAAGGAATCGACACACTGGCAATTGCACTAAGTGGTGGAAAAGATAGCTTAACCCTTTTATTCATGCTAAAAGCAATTTCTGGACATGGATTTCCTAAACTTAATCTCTATGCTATTCATATTAGAGGAAGTTTTTCTTGTGGAGCCAGTTTACAAGACAATCTTTTAGAAAAAATTTGTAAAAAACTTGAAATTCCCCTAATTATCTGCCAATCAAGCCAAAAAGAAAATATGCAAAATTGCTACTCTTGCTCAAGAGAAAGAAGAAAACTCATCTTTGAAGCAGCAAAAAAAGTTGGTGCTACTACAGTAGCGTTTGGCCATCACCGCGATGACAACGCCCAAACCCTCTTAATGAATCTTTTTCATAAGGGAGAATTCGCAGGTAATCTTCCAAAACTCTATATGGTAGACTATAAAATTTGCATTATTCGTCCTTTAATTTTAGTTGCTGAAAAAAATATCACACAATTTGCTAAGGAATATGGGTTTTATCGCCTTACCTGTCGTTGCCCCATTGGACAAAATTCGATGCGCAAAAAAATGGATCGTCTTCTTAGTGAAATGGAAGAGCTATTTCCAAATATACGTGGTAATATAGGACAAGCTAGCCTCTTATATGGATCAGACAAAGCAAAGAAAAAATAA
- the surE gene encoding 5'/3'-nucleotidase SurE has translation MIEESMMHRPSIILTNDDGIEASGIKALWDALHEANFADLFIVAPLVERSGTGVSITWDRPMLIQERQWPANTPAWSVDGTPADCIKMGMRILLKKKPDFIISGINAGSNAGRNVLHSGTIGGVIEGVLRGIPGIAFSCEDGGNPNFHVAKKYIIPIVRYLMEYPLPPGNFLNVNFPQTAKDKVKGFHLTSQGRGRWSENPYFHIQTDDGPSYWLGGKSEELAEEKDCDIALLKQGYLTAVPIQIQELTNHHELNSRKKTFEDYLSNLIE, from the coding sequence ATGATAGAAGAAAGTATGATGCATCGTCCATCTATTATTTTAACAAATGACGATGGAATTGAAGCTTCAGGAATCAAAGCCTTATGGGATGCTCTGCATGAAGCCAATTTTGCGGATTTATTCATAGTGGCTCCTCTAGTTGAACGCTCTGGTACTGGTGTCAGTATTACTTGGGATCGTCCTATGTTGATTCAAGAAAGACAATGGCCGGCTAACACTCCTGCTTGGTCTGTTGACGGCACCCCTGCTGATTGTATTAAAATGGGAATGCGTATCCTTCTTAAAAAGAAACCTGATTTTATTATTTCTGGAATCAATGCAGGTTCTAATGCTGGCCGCAATGTTTTGCATTCTGGAACAATCGGTGGAGTGATTGAAGGTGTTCTACGTGGTATACCAGGAATAGCTTTTTCATGTGAAGATGGTGGAAACCCTAATTTTCATGTGGCTAAAAAATATATTATCCCCATCGTACGTTATTTAATGGAGTACCCTCTTCCTCCGGGAAATTTTTTAAATGTCAATTTTCCTCAAACTGCAAAAGATAAAGTGAAAGGATTTCACCTCACCTCTCAAGGAAGAGGACGATGGAGTGAAAACCCCTATTTCCACATTCAAACTGATGATGGACCCAGCTACTGGTTAGGTGGAAAGTCAGAAGAATTAGCTGAAGAAAAAGATTGTGATATTGCTCTACTTAAACAAGGATATCTAACAGCTGTGCCTATTCAAATTCAAGAATTGACTAACCATCATGAGCTCAATTCCAGAAAAAAAACATTTGAAGACTATTTATCAAATCTCATCGAATAG
- a CDS encoding YitT family protein has product MSKPISTTFYFGKFYFKTLLWLIIGATLAAGGVELILIPNHLIDGGIVGIAMMSSYIFGDQYLPYFMILFNLPFVILAYKQIGRHFVIQMMTAILLFSIALSMYYWIPRWLNIQPIHFQGDTIEVIVLGGFIIGCGIGLIIRHGGSTDGTEIMGIIINRKKGFTVGQVILFANIFIFALAGFIYRNWHSAFLSLMTYAVATKVMDMVIVGFEDTKSVMIISVKPQILANVLMEELGVGLTVMYGKGGYTGDSREILYIVVERLQLAELKEIVHRKDPQAFIAIENLHEVINGRHNSLGTHQKPSSIN; this is encoded by the coding sequence ATGTCTAAGCCAATTTCTACTACTTTTTACTTCGGAAAATTCTATTTTAAAACCTTACTCTGGTTAATTATAGGTGCTACTCTTGCAGCAGGAGGAGTAGAACTAATTCTGATTCCCAATCACTTAATTGACGGGGGAATTGTTGGCATAGCTATGATGTCCTCTTACATTTTTGGCGATCAATATCTCCCTTATTTTATGATTTTGTTTAATCTTCCTTTTGTCATTTTAGCTTATAAACAGATTGGACGCCATTTTGTCATCCAAATGATGACAGCTATCCTTCTTTTTTCAATTGCACTTTCGATGTATTACTGGATCCCAAGATGGCTAAATATACAACCAATTCATTTTCAAGGAGACACTATTGAAGTAATTGTTTTAGGAGGCTTTATTATTGGATGTGGGATTGGATTAATTATTCGTCATGGAGGATCGACTGATGGAACTGAGATTATGGGAATTATTATTAACCGTAAAAAGGGATTTACAGTAGGTCAAGTCATTCTCTTTGCAAATATTTTTATATTTGCTCTTGCGGGTTTTATTTATCGAAATTGGCATTCAGCTTTTCTTTCACTGATGACCTATGCTGTAGCAACCAAGGTAATGGATATGGTGATTGTTGGTTTTGAGGATACAAAATCAGTCATGATTATTTCGGTGAAACCTCAAATCTTAGCAAATGTACTGATGGAAGAGCTTGGTGTAGGCTTGACCGTCATGTATGGGAAAGGAGGATATACAGGAGATTCGCGTGAAATCCTTTACATCGTTGTAGAACGCCTTCAACTTGCTGAACTTAAGGAAATTGTTCATAGAAAAGATCCACAAGCTTTTATCGCAATTGAAAATTTACATGAAGTGATCAATGGACGCCATAACTCTCTTGGTACCCATCAGAAACCCTCGAGTATTAATTAA
- a CDS encoding UbiX family flavin prenyltransferase, with the protein MGRYVVGVSGASGVVLAMHLLRTLTNEGHKVELIFTKHALYVAALEIGKDYAHAEQFLSYVKRKELITLYSNQDIGAAVASGSFLTDGMIIIPCSMTTIAAITCGLGDNLLRRAADVTLKEKRSLILVPRESPLSEIHLKNMLILSRRGATIIPPVPAWYIQAKTIEDIEKFIVGRVLDILRIEHNLYLKWKSKDVNSNTM; encoded by the coding sequence ATGGGCCGTTATGTAGTTGGAGTCAGTGGAGCTTCTGGAGTTGTATTAGCTATGCATCTCTTGCGTACCTTAACGAACGAAGGACATAAGGTAGAGCTGATATTTACTAAACATGCTCTTTATGTGGCTGCTTTGGAAATAGGGAAAGATTATGCTCATGCTGAACAATTCCTTTCTTATGTCAAAAGGAAGGAGCTGATCACGCTTTATTCTAATCAAGATATTGGTGCTGCAGTTGCGAGTGGTTCATTTTTAACAGATGGAATGATCATTATTCCCTGTAGCATGACAACTATAGCAGCAATTACTTGTGGTCTTGGCGATAATTTACTACGACGTGCTGCCGACGTCACTCTTAAAGAAAAACGCTCGCTTATCCTTGTTCCGCGTGAATCTCCTTTAAGTGAAATTCACCTAAAGAATATGCTGATACTTAGTCGTCGGGGAGCCACAATTATTCCTCCTGTGCCTGCTTGGTACATTCAAGCAAAAACAATTGAGGATATCGAAAAATTCATTGTTGGAAGAGTTTTAGATATTTTAAGAATAGAACACAATCTTTATTTAAAATGGAAAAGTAAAGATGTTAATAGTAATACTATGTAA
- a CDS encoding 4-hydroxybenzoate octaprenyltransferase, giving the protein MFTAWKSLTRIEQTFFGLPFLLAGVLLPMQELNAKFSLYWLWILPAFMCARISGMAFNQLIDRHIDAKNPRTKERILPSKGMKEKVAWKIAWGSLILFFMICLQINEYCFLMAFVIAFLLFIYSYLKRFTSFCHVVLGVIHFLVPVMSSVAISGDVLISSFFLGGVAFGLIVGSDIIYAIQDYQFDCDHHLFSIPSRLGLKKSQSIARLLHGFSLIMLVGLGITAHFPLFYYWVIGITGCVFYIFHKKIEKKNSEKIFFFLTVSVGSTVFIFVLVSVLWAVM; this is encoded by the coding sequence ATGTTTACTGCATGGAAAAGTTTAACTCGAATTGAACAAACATTTTTTGGTTTGCCTTTCCTTCTAGCAGGAGTACTCTTACCCATGCAAGAACTCAATGCGAAGTTTAGTTTGTATTGGTTATGGATTCTTCCTGCATTTATGTGTGCAAGAATTTCTGGCATGGCCTTTAATCAATTAATTGATCGTCATATTGATGCAAAAAATCCACGCACAAAAGAACGCATTCTTCCAAGCAAAGGAATGAAAGAAAAGGTAGCCTGGAAAATTGCTTGGGGATCTCTAATTCTTTTTTTTATGATTTGTCTGCAAATCAATGAGTACTGTTTCTTAATGGCATTTGTGATTGCTTTTCTTCTATTTATTTATTCTTATTTAAAACGTTTCACTTCTTTTTGTCATGTGGTTTTAGGAGTGATTCATTTTTTAGTGCCTGTGATGTCTTCAGTTGCAATTTCAGGAGATGTATTGATCTCTTCATTTTTCTTAGGTGGAGTCGCTTTTGGTTTGATAGTTGGGAGTGATATTATTTATGCAATTCAGGATTATCAATTTGATTGCGACCATCATTTATTCAGCATTCCGTCTAGGTTAGGTTTAAAAAAGAGTCAGAGCATTGCCCGTCTATTGCATGGTTTTTCTCTTATTATGCTAGTTGGATTAGGGATCACTGCTCATTTTCCTCTATTTTATTATTGGGTAATTGGTATAACAGGATGTGTTTTTTATATATTCCACAAAAAAATTGAAAAAAAAAATTCCGAAAAAATTTTCTTTTTTCTTACTGTTTCAGTGGGATCGACTGTTTTTATATTCGTACTAGTCAGTGTATTATGGGCCGTTATGTAG
- a CDS encoding TIGR00730 family Rossman fold protein translates to MNKDKSSKKHHFDSWRIFRILSEFVDGFETMTDLGPSVSIFGSARIQPDSPYYQLTSVIAEKIANKGFGVITGGGPGIMEAANKGAQKGKGASCGISINLPYEEANNKYIDPKYHLSYRYFFVRKLMFIRYAQAFVFLPGGYGTLDELFEALTLIQTKKIRKFPIFLVGEDYWKGVVDWLKSIPLKSEYLNQRDFELFTLTDDPDFIANAIEKHYHHAGEGDTFSLE, encoded by the coding sequence GTGAATAAAGATAAGTCTTCAAAGAAACATCATTTTGACTCCTGGAGAATTTTTCGTATTCTCTCTGAGTTTGTTGATGGATTTGAAACAATGACCGACCTAGGTCCTTCTGTCTCAATTTTTGGATCAGCACGTATACAACCCGATTCTCCTTATTATCAATTAACAAGTGTAATTGCGGAAAAAATTGCAAATAAAGGATTCGGAGTCATTACAGGCGGCGGACCTGGTATTATGGAAGCAGCAAATAAAGGAGCTCAAAAAGGGAAAGGAGCCTCTTGCGGTATTAGCATTAATCTTCCTTATGAGGAGGCAAATAATAAATATATCGATCCAAAATACCACCTTTCTTACCGTTATTTTTTTGTAAGAAAACTCATGTTTATCCGTTACGCACAAGCATTTGTTTTTTTACCAGGAGGTTATGGGACTCTAGATGAACTTTTCGAAGCTTTGACACTAATACAGACAAAAAAAATCCGAAAATTTCCAATTTTTTTAGTTGGAGAAGATTACTGGAAAGGGGTAGTGGATTGGCTAAAATCTATTCCTTTAAAATCAGAATATCTCAATCAAAGAGATTTTGAACTTTTCACCCTTACTGATGATCCCGATTTCATTGCTAATGCAATTGAAAAACATTATCACCATGCTGGAGAAGGAGATACCTTTTCTTTAGAATAA
- the accC gene encoding acetyl-CoA carboxylase biotin carboxylase subunit: protein MKKVLVANRGEIAVRIIRACHDLGLETVAVYSQADLEALHVLFADEAVCIGEPPPLNSYLKTSHILSACEITGADAIHPGYGFLSENANFASICESCGLNFIGPSPKSIALLGDKARAKALARSVKCPIIPGSEGVVREVDEGINIAQKIGFPIFIKAVAGGGGKGIRIAHNKEEFSRLFSAARAEAEASFNNPDIYLEKMIPRPRHIEIQILGDKFGNYIHLGERDCSIQRRRQKLIEEAPSPLLSSDLRQKMGQAAINLAKAAKYFSAGTVEFLLDEKLKFYFMEMNTRIQVEHTVTEELTGIDLVQAQLLIAMGHRMKWKQKEIQFHGHVIQCRINAENPAENFSPSPGVLDYYLPPGGPSVRVDSACYAKYRIPPYYDSMIAKLIVRGADRKKAIATMKRALREFHIEGVYSTIPFHQYMMDNKDFHASKYDIKYIDDLVSTGCKFNK from the coding sequence ATGAAAAAAGTACTTGTAGCGAATAGGGGAGAAATTGCTGTCCGTATTATCCGTGCTTGTCATGACCTAGGACTTGAAACTGTTGCAGTCTACTCTCAAGCTGATCTTGAGGCACTTCATGTCTTATTTGCTGATGAAGCGGTGTGTATCGGAGAGCCTCCTCCATTAAATTCTTATTTAAAGACCTCTCATATTCTTTCAGCTTGTGAGATTACTGGGGCTGACGCGATTCATCCAGGTTATGGTTTTCTTAGTGAAAATGCAAATTTTGCTTCTATTTGTGAAAGTTGTGGGTTAAATTTCATTGGCCCTTCTCCTAAATCGATTGCTCTTCTTGGAGATAAAGCAAGAGCAAAAGCTCTTGCAAGAAGCGTGAAATGTCCTATCATTCCTGGTTCAGAAGGAGTGGTTAGAGAAGTCGATGAAGGAATAAATATTGCTCAGAAAATTGGATTTCCGATCTTTATCAAAGCTGTTGCTGGAGGTGGAGGAAAGGGGATTCGGATTGCCCACAATAAAGAAGAATTTAGCCGATTATTCTCTGCTGCGCGTGCTGAAGCAGAAGCTAGCTTTAATAATCCTGACATTTATCTTGAAAAAATGATTCCTCGTCCTCGTCATATTGAAATCCAAATTTTAGGGGATAAATTTGGTAACTACATTCACCTTGGTGAGCGAGATTGTTCGATTCAAAGGCGAAGACAAAAATTAATTGAAGAGGCTCCTAGTCCTCTTCTTTCATCTGATCTTAGACAAAAAATGGGTCAAGCAGCAATTAACCTTGCAAAGGCAGCTAAATACTTTTCTGCAGGGACTGTGGAATTTCTTCTTGATGAAAAACTGAAATTCTATTTTATGGAGATGAATACTAGAATTCAAGTTGAACATACAGTAACAGAAGAACTCACTGGAATCGATCTTGTCCAAGCGCAATTACTGATTGCCATGGGTCATCGGATGAAATGGAAGCAGAAAGAAATTCAATTTCATGGCCACGTCATTCAATGTCGAATCAATGCAGAGAATCCAGCTGAAAATTTTTCTCCTTCACCTGGAGTTCTGGATTATTATCTTCCTCCAGGTGGCCCCAGTGTACGAGTTGATAGCGCGTGTTATGCTAAATATAGAATTCCTCCCTATTATGACTCTATGATTGCAAAGCTTATTGTGAGAGGAGCAGATAGAAAAAAAGCAATCGCAACTATGAAAAGAGCTCTTCGAGAGTTCCATATTGAAGGTGTCTATTCGACAATACCTTTTCATCAATATATGATGGATAATAAAGATTTCCATGCCTCAAAGTATGATATTAAATATATTGATGATCTTGTGAGTACAGGATGTAAATTCAATAAATAA
- the accB gene encoding acetyl-CoA carboxylase biotin carboxyl carrier protein, producing MDLKQIEKLMTAMRRLSMKKVILKQDGFEIEIERDSTSEANFSSYSTPSVPNKVQEIHHYAEMKETPQGELVTSPMVGTFYLSPSPEDPPFVKIGDSVDEETVLCIIEAMKVMNEVKAGIKGRITEIFVKNGDPVEFGSKIFRVES from the coding sequence GTGGATCTTAAGCAAATAGAAAAACTTATGACGGCTATGAGACGTTTATCAATGAAAAAAGTGATACTGAAGCAAGATGGATTCGAAATTGAAATTGAAAGAGATTCTACCTCTGAAGCCAATTTTTCTTCTTACTCTACTCCTTCAGTTCCTAATAAAGTGCAAGAAATTCACCATTATGCAGAGATGAAAGAGACGCCTCAAGGAGAACTGGTTACTTCACCTATGGTAGGAACTTTTTATCTTTCTCCTTCTCCTGAAGATCCTCCATTTGTAAAAATTGGAGACTCAGTAGATGAAGAGACAGTTCTTTGTATTATTGAAGCCATGAAAGTCATGAATGAAGTAAAAGCAGGGATTAAAGGACGAATTACTGAAATTTTTGTTAAAAATGGAGATCCAGTTGAATTCGGCTCAAAAATTTTCCGAGTTGAATCATAG
- a CDS encoding elongation factor P, translated as MVTSQQIVPGMTLSINGKLFRVESVVKVTVLKGQPFIKTSLRNLANDKMIEKNFKLGQEVTHVQLEERRIEFLYLEGKDYLFLDTGTLDQILISPAVIGENIHFLKEGIDLKATFYGDTIFSVELPQFLELMVSKTTESSEEGTLSNSTKEGILETGATIEVPAFIEAGDVIKVDTRTKEYIQRI; from the coding sequence ATGGTTACAAGCCAGCAAATTGTCCCAGGAATGACTCTTTCCATTAATGGGAAGCTTTTTCGTGTCGAGTCTGTTGTAAAAGTTACAGTTTTAAAAGGACAGCCTTTTATTAAAACTTCTTTACGCAACCTTGCAAATGACAAGATGATTGAAAAAAATTTTAAATTAGGACAGGAAGTTACTCATGTTCAACTAGAAGAACGAAGAATTGAATTTCTTTATTTAGAAGGTAAGGATTATCTTTTTTTAGATACTGGAACGCTTGATCAAATTCTTATTTCTCCAGCTGTGATTGGAGAAAATATTCATTTTTTGAAAGAAGGTATTGATCTTAAGGCTACTTTTTATGGAGATACAATTTTTTCTGTAGAACTACCCCAATTTCTAGAGTTGATGGTCTCTAAAACAACAGAATCCTCAGAAGAGGGAACTCTTTCTAATTCAACAAAGGAAGGAATTTTAGAAACTGGTGCTACAATCGAAGTCCCTGCATTTATTGAAGCAGGCGATGTGATTAAAGTGGATACTCGTACAAAAGAATATATTCAACGTATTTAA
- the rpe gene encoding ribulose-phosphate 3-epimerase encodes MQAQNILIAPSILAGDFGSLANEAQRITAAGADCIHVDIMDGHFVPNLTLGPKAVAAINAATPLFLDVHIMVYNPYDFIERLVEAGADRITFHFEATEDIEEILNYIHRCNVQAGLAFSPETSVEFVPKFLDKCDLILLMTVNPGFGGQTFLVEILDKVRFIREVSNAKKKEEEKKRCKKDEKLPIFPIQVDGGINAETAPLCIEAGANILVSGTYLFKDIKMSEGIKILRSGGEN; translated from the coding sequence ATGCAAGCTCAAAATATTCTTATCGCTCCCTCTATACTAGCAGGAGACTTTGGATCTCTTGCGAATGAAGCGCAGCGAATTACAGCAGCTGGAGCTGATTGTATTCATGTGGATATTATGGATGGTCATTTTGTTCCTAATCTAACTTTGGGACCAAAAGCAGTTGCTGCCATTAATGCAGCAACCCCCCTGTTTTTAGATGTACATATCATGGTTTATAATCCATATGATTTTATTGAACGGCTTGTGGAAGCGGGTGCTGATCGGATTACATTTCATTTTGAAGCAACTGAAGATATTGAAGAAATACTTAATTACATACACCGTTGTAATGTTCAAGCAGGTTTAGCTTTTTCTCCTGAAACTTCTGTGGAGTTTGTGCCAAAATTTCTGGATAAATGTGACTTGATACTTCTTATGACGGTAAATCCTGGCTTTGGAGGGCAGACTTTTCTTGTTGAGATTCTCGATAAAGTTCGATTTATCCGCGAAGTTTCTAATGCAAAAAAGAAGGAAGAAGAAAAAAAAAGATGTAAAAAAGATGAGAAGTTGCCTATTTTTCCCATCCAAGTTGATGGAGGGATTAATGCTGAAACAGCTCCTTTGTGTATTGAAGCCGGAGCAAATATCCTTGTTTCTGGGACCTATTTATTCAAAGATATCAAGATGAGTGAGGGGATTAAAATATTAAGATCAGGAGGAGAAAACTAG
- a CDS encoding sodium-dependent transporter, translating to MSEEQKEFFTSRWGFILSVLGIAVGAGNIWRFSRVVAQNGGGSFIIPWVIFLFIWSIPLIFAEIALGKLTRRAPIGALIKTAGPKFAWMGAFIALVTTGILFYYSVVVGWGIRYFLYSLTGTLKATDHQAIWNQYIHSLQPLCFHITSVLIGSFVIYKGIAKGIERSNKILVPTLILIILTIACRAVTLPGAWKGISYFFTPKFADLLNYKIWIEALTQNAWDTGAGWGLLLVYSGYIHKKDSVTINGSFVAFGNNAISLIMGITIFATAFSIENQSGIESMITGQGSTNTGLIFIYLPKLFYALPGGLGIHTTFSAIFFLAFTFAALSSMISMLQLTAQVFKEMGIQRNKSIFLTSLLTILLGIPSAMSMAFFENQDWVWSLGLIVNGLFTSFAVATYGTNRFRKEALNTCPNDFKIGKFYNLFIKIFIPAQAIILILWYFSQSLTHLNTKWWNPFQTYGIGTIVFQWGLALIIFFILNNYIAKKTIHSSKD from the coding sequence GTGTCTGAAGAACAAAAAGAATTTTTCACCTCTAGATGGGGATTTATCCTCTCAGTATTAGGGATTGCGGTTGGAGCAGGAAATATTTGGCGTTTTTCTCGTGTGGTGGCTCAAAATGGCGGAGGATCCTTTATCATACCTTGGGTGATTTTCCTATTTATCTGGTCTATTCCTCTTATTTTTGCTGAAATTGCTTTAGGTAAATTGACTCGTCGAGCTCCGATAGGTGCATTAATTAAAACAGCTGGTCCAAAATTTGCCTGGATGGGTGCATTCATTGCACTTGTAACCACAGGTATTCTTTTTTATTATTCAGTTGTAGTTGGATGGGGAATTCGCTATTTCCTCTATAGCCTCACTGGCACACTCAAAGCAACAGATCATCAAGCTATCTGGAATCAATATATCCATAGCTTACAACCTCTTTGTTTTCATATCACTTCTGTTTTAATTGGCTCTTTTGTGATCTATAAAGGAATTGCAAAAGGGATTGAGCGAAGCAATAAAATCTTAGTTCCTACTCTTATCCTCATTATTTTAACTATTGCTTGTCGTGCAGTGACTCTTCCTGGTGCTTGGAAAGGAATCTCCTACTTTTTCACTCCAAAATTTGCAGATCTCTTAAATTATAAAATTTGGATTGAAGCACTCACACAAAACGCATGGGACACTGGTGCTGGATGGGGACTTTTGCTTGTCTATTCAGGTTATATTCATAAAAAAGATAGCGTGACAATCAACGGTTCTTTTGTTGCCTTTGGAAATAATGCAATTTCTCTCATTATGGGAATTACAATTTTCGCAACTGCTTTTTCTATTGAAAATCAATCAGGTATCGAATCTATGATCACCGGTCAAGGCAGTACAAACACAGGTCTAATTTTTATCTATCTTCCTAAGCTTTTTTATGCACTCCCTGGAGGATTAGGGATCCATACCACTTTTTCAGCTATTTTCTTTCTGGCTTTTACATTTGCTGCACTAAGCTCTATGATTTCCATGCTCCAACTGACAGCACAAGTTTTTAAAGAAATGGGGATTCAGAGAAACAAATCTATCTTTCTGACTAGCTTGCTTACAATACTACTTGGAATCCCTTCAGCAATGAGTATGGCTTTTTTCGAGAATCAAGATTGGGTATGGAGTTTAGGATTAATTGTAAATGGCCTTTTTACTTCCTTTGCTGTAGCTACCTATGGCACAAATCGCTTTCGTAAAGAAGCTTTAAATACCTGTCCAAATGATTTTAAAATCGGAAAATTTTATAACTTATTTATCAAAATATTCATCCCAGCACAAGCGATTATTTTGATTTTATGGTACTTCTCTCAAAGCTTAACCCACCTTAATACTAAATGGTGGAATCCATTCCAAACTTATGGGATTGGAACTATCGTTTTTCAATGGGGACTTGCTTTAATTATCTTTTTCATTTTAAATAACTATATAGCAAAAAAAACCATACATTCTTCAAAGGATTAA
- a CDS encoding TM2 domain-containing protein, with protein sequence MWDSEPKNVNWVLALVMSLFFGTLAIDRFMMGHVFLGVLKLITAGGFGVWWLVDVILIASHYKFKNINWIE encoded by the coding sequence ATGTGGGATTCTGAGCCAAAAAATGTAAATTGGGTCTTAGCTTTAGTGATGTCTTTATTCTTTGGAACCTTAGCTATTGATCGTTTTATGATGGGCCACGTTTTTTTAGGAGTTCTTAAGTTAATTACAGCTGGAGGATTTGGAGTTTGGTGGCTAGTCGATGTGATTTTAATTGCATCACATTATAAATTTAAAAATATCAACTGGATTGAGTAA